From Mycteria americana isolate JAX WOST 10 ecotype Jacksonville Zoo and Gardens chromosome 4, USCA_MyAme_1.0, whole genome shotgun sequence, one genomic window encodes:
- the LCORL gene encoding ligand-dependent nuclear receptor corepressor-like protein isoform X7: MEKGTDRMAAAAPAPPAAASQCRSPRCTAERRGVRRELDSWRHRLMHCVGFESILEGLYGPRLRRDLSLFEAFRKGRQAAKLPIDINWEKEDCEPEELTDWSMDEKCSFCNLHKETVSDRASVIGSSQSTPTEELSSQGQSNTDKIECQAENYLNALFRKKGNENLPQNCDPNIPLVAQELMKKMIRQFAIEYISKSSKIQENRNGSSFEPSLICKSIQMNQTENSLQEEQDSPLDLTVNRTQEQNTQQGDGVLDLSTKKSARLEEPKYDPLCSENSVSGRLHRHREDYVERSAEFADGLLSKALKDIQSGALDINKAGILYGIPQKTLLLHLEALPAGKPAPFKNKTRDFNDSYSFKDSKETCAVLQKVALWARAQAERTEKSKLSLLETSELKFPTASSYLHQLTLQRMVTQFKEKSENLQYETSSPTVQLKIPQLRISSVSKPQSDTAGLLDVMYHVSKTSSVLEGSALQKLKNILPKQNKIECSGPVTHSSVDSYFLHGDLSPLCLNAKNGTVDGTSENTEDSLDRKDNKQPRKKRGRYRQYDHEIMEEAIAMVMSGKMSVSKAQGIYGVPHSTLEYKVKERSGTLKTPPKKKLRLPDTGLFNITDSGTGSCKNSSKPV; encoded by the exons gttttgaaagtattttagaAGGGCTTTATGGACCAAGGCTACGAAGAGACCTCAGTTTATTTGAAG CTTTTAGAAAGGGAAGACAAGCTGCTAAGCTTCCTATCGACATTAATTGGGAAAAGGAAG actGTGAGCCAGAAGAGCTAACTGACTGGTCTATGGATGAGAAATGTTCCTTTTGTAATTTACACAAAGAAACAGTCAGT GATCGTGCATCAGTTATCGGTTCTTCACAGTCAACGCCTACAGAGGAACTGTCATCTCAGGGCCAGTCCAACACTGATAAGATTGAATGCCAAGCAGAAAACTATCTAAATGCACTCTTTCGAAAGAAAGGTAAtgaaa ATCTTCCTCAGAACTGTGATCCTAACATTCCCCTAGTTGCTCaggaattaatgaaaaaaatgatcCGTCAGTTTGCGATTGAGTACATTTCAAAAAGTAGCAAAATTCAAGAGAACAGAAATGGTTCATCGTTTGAACCAAGTCTGATATGTAAAAGTATCCAAATGAACCAAACGGAAAACTCTCTTCAGGAAGAACAGGATAGCCCTCTAGACCTCACTGTGAATCGAACTCAAGAACAGAATACTCAGCAAG GGGATGGAGTGCTAGATCTCTCTACAAAGAAAAGCGCAAGGTTGGAAGAACCAAAATATGATCCATTGTGTTCTGAAAACTCAGTGTCTGG GAGACTACACAGACACAGAGAGGACTATGTGGAAAGAAGTGCTGAGTTTGCAGATGGTTTGCTCTCAAAAGCTTTGAAAGACATTCAGTCTGGAGCACTGGACATAAATAAAGCAGGCATACTTTATGGCATACCTCAAAAAACTTTACTTCTCCACTTAGAAGCCTTACCAGCAGGAAAGCctgcaccttttaaaaacaaaactcgAGATTTCAATGATAGTTATTCATTTAAAGACAGTAAAGAAACTTGTGCAGTCCTACAAAAAGTAGCCTTGTGGGCAAGAGCTCAAGCAGAGCGCACAGAAAAAAGTAAACTCAGTCTACTTGAAACCTCAGAATTAAAATTCCCAACAGCTTCCAGTTACCTCCACCAGTTAACTCTACAGAGAATGGTCactcaatttaaagaaaaaagtgaaaatctaCAATATGAAACTTCAAGTCCTACTGTACAATTAAAAATTCCTCAGCTAAGAATAAGTTCTGTGTCCAAACCACAGTCTGATACTGCTGGTCTTCTGGATGTTATGTACCACGTTTCTAAAACCTCCTCAGTCTTAGAAGGATCAGCTCttcaaaaattgaaaaatataCTCCCTAAACAGAACAAAATTGAATGTTCTGGACCTGTAACTCACTCAAGTGTTGACTCCTACTTTCTGCATGGGGACCTCTCTCCTTTGTGTCTTAATGCTAAGAATGGGACAGTAGATGGAacctcagaaaacacagaagataGTTTGGATCGTAAAGATAATaagcaaccaagaaaaaaacGTGGCCGCTATCGGCAGTATGATCATGAAATAATGGAAGAAGCAATTGCAATGGTAATGAGTGGGAAAATGAGTGTTTCCAAAGCACAAGGAATTTATGGGGTACCTCACAGCACTTTAGAatataaagtaaaagaaagatcTGGAACATTGAAGACTCCGCCGAAGAAGAAACTCCGATTACCAGATACTGGCTTATTTAATATAACAGATTCAGGGACTGGCAGCTGCAAAAATAGTAGCAAGCCTGTGTAG
- the LCORL gene encoding ligand-dependent nuclear receptor corepressor-like protein isoform X8, which translates to MEKGTDRMAAAAPAPPAAASQCRSPRCTAERRGVRRELDSWRHRLMHCVGFESILEGLYGPRLRRDLSLFEAFRKGRQAAKLPIDINWEKEDCEPEELTDWSMDEKCSFCNLHKETVSDRASVIGSSQSTPTEELSSQGQSNTDKIECQAENYLNALFRKKDLPQNCDPNIPLVAQELMKKMIRQFAIEYISKSSKIQENRNGSSFEPSLICKSIQMNQTENSLQEEQDSPLDLTVNRTQEQNTQQGDGVLDLSTKKSARLEEPKYDPLCSENSVSGRLHRHREDYVERSAEFADGLLSKALKDIQSGALDINKAGILYGIPQKTLLLHLEALPAGKPAPFKNKTRDFNDSYSFKDSKETCAVLQKVALWARAQAERTEKSKLSLLETSELKFPTASSYLHQLTLQRMVTQFKEKSENLQYETSSPTVQLKIPQLRISSVSKPQSDTAGLLDVMYHVSKTSSVLEGSALQKLKNILPKQNKIECSGPVTHSSVDSYFLHGDLSPLCLNAKNGTVDGTSENTEDSLDRKDNKQPRKKRGRYRQYDHEIMEEAIAMVMSGKMSVSKAQGIYGVPHSTLEYKVKERSGTLKTPPKKKLRLPDTGLFNITDSGTGSCKNSSKPV; encoded by the exons gttttgaaagtattttagaAGGGCTTTATGGACCAAGGCTACGAAGAGACCTCAGTTTATTTGAAG CTTTTAGAAAGGGAAGACAAGCTGCTAAGCTTCCTATCGACATTAATTGGGAAAAGGAAG actGTGAGCCAGAAGAGCTAACTGACTGGTCTATGGATGAGAAATGTTCCTTTTGTAATTTACACAAAGAAACAGTCAGT GATCGTGCATCAGTTATCGGTTCTTCACAGTCAACGCCTACAGAGGAACTGTCATCTCAGGGCCAGTCCAACACTGATAAGATTGAATGCCAAGCAGAAAACTATCTAAATGCACTCTTTCGAAAGAAAG ATCTTCCTCAGAACTGTGATCCTAACATTCCCCTAGTTGCTCaggaattaatgaaaaaaatgatcCGTCAGTTTGCGATTGAGTACATTTCAAAAAGTAGCAAAATTCAAGAGAACAGAAATGGTTCATCGTTTGAACCAAGTCTGATATGTAAAAGTATCCAAATGAACCAAACGGAAAACTCTCTTCAGGAAGAACAGGATAGCCCTCTAGACCTCACTGTGAATCGAACTCAAGAACAGAATACTCAGCAAG GGGATGGAGTGCTAGATCTCTCTACAAAGAAAAGCGCAAGGTTGGAAGAACCAAAATATGATCCATTGTGTTCTGAAAACTCAGTGTCTGG GAGACTACACAGACACAGAGAGGACTATGTGGAAAGAAGTGCTGAGTTTGCAGATGGTTTGCTCTCAAAAGCTTTGAAAGACATTCAGTCTGGAGCACTGGACATAAATAAAGCAGGCATACTTTATGGCATACCTCAAAAAACTTTACTTCTCCACTTAGAAGCCTTACCAGCAGGAAAGCctgcaccttttaaaaacaaaactcgAGATTTCAATGATAGTTATTCATTTAAAGACAGTAAAGAAACTTGTGCAGTCCTACAAAAAGTAGCCTTGTGGGCAAGAGCTCAAGCAGAGCGCACAGAAAAAAGTAAACTCAGTCTACTTGAAACCTCAGAATTAAAATTCCCAACAGCTTCCAGTTACCTCCACCAGTTAACTCTACAGAGAATGGTCactcaatttaaagaaaaaagtgaaaatctaCAATATGAAACTTCAAGTCCTACTGTACAATTAAAAATTCCTCAGCTAAGAATAAGTTCTGTGTCCAAACCACAGTCTGATACTGCTGGTCTTCTGGATGTTATGTACCACGTTTCTAAAACCTCCTCAGTCTTAGAAGGATCAGCTCttcaaaaattgaaaaatataCTCCCTAAACAGAACAAAATTGAATGTTCTGGACCTGTAACTCACTCAAGTGTTGACTCCTACTTTCTGCATGGGGACCTCTCTCCTTTGTGTCTTAATGCTAAGAATGGGACAGTAGATGGAacctcagaaaacacagaagataGTTTGGATCGTAAAGATAATaagcaaccaagaaaaaaacGTGGCCGCTATCGGCAGTATGATCATGAAATAATGGAAGAAGCAATTGCAATGGTAATGAGTGGGAAAATGAGTGTTTCCAAAGCACAAGGAATTTATGGGGTACCTCACAGCACTTTAGAatataaagtaaaagaaagatcTGGAACATTGAAGACTCCGCCGAAGAAGAAACTCCGATTACCAGATACTGGCTTATTTAATATAACAGATTCAGGGACTGGCAGCTGCAAAAATAGTAGCAAGCCTGTGTAG
- the LCORL gene encoding ligand-dependent nuclear receptor corepressor-like protein isoform X9, giving the protein MEKGTDRMAAAAPAPPAAASQCRSPRCTAERRGVRRELDSWRHRLMHCVGFESILEGLYGPRLRRDLSLFEDCEPEELTDWSMDEKCSFCNLHKETVSDRASVIGSSQSTPTEELSSQGQSNTDKIECQAENYLNALFRKKDLPQNCDPNIPLVAQELMKKMIRQFAIEYISKSSKIQENRNGSSFEPSLICKSIQMNQTENSLQEEQDSPLDLTVNRTQEQNTQQGDGVLDLSTKKSARLEEPKYDPLCSENSVSGRLHRHREDYVERSAEFADGLLSKALKDIQSGALDINKAGILYGIPQKTLLLHLEALPAGKPAPFKNKTRDFNDSYSFKDSKETCAVLQKVALWARAQAERTEKSKLSLLETSELKFPTASSYLHQLTLQRMVTQFKEKSENLQYETSSPTVQLKIPQLRISSVSKPQSDTAGLLDVMYHVSKTSSVLEGSALQKLKNILPKQNKIECSGPVTHSSVDSYFLHGDLSPLCLNAKNGTVDGTSENTEDSLDRKDNKQPRKKRGRYRQYDHEIMEEAIAMVMSGKMSVSKAQGIYGVPHSTLEYKVKERSGTLKTPPKKKLRLPDTGLFNITDSGTGSCKNSSKPV; this is encoded by the exons gttttgaaagtattttagaAGGGCTTTATGGACCAAGGCTACGAAGAGACCTCAGTTTATTTGAAG actGTGAGCCAGAAGAGCTAACTGACTGGTCTATGGATGAGAAATGTTCCTTTTGTAATTTACACAAAGAAACAGTCAGT GATCGTGCATCAGTTATCGGTTCTTCACAGTCAACGCCTACAGAGGAACTGTCATCTCAGGGCCAGTCCAACACTGATAAGATTGAATGCCAAGCAGAAAACTATCTAAATGCACTCTTTCGAAAGAAAG ATCTTCCTCAGAACTGTGATCCTAACATTCCCCTAGTTGCTCaggaattaatgaaaaaaatgatcCGTCAGTTTGCGATTGAGTACATTTCAAAAAGTAGCAAAATTCAAGAGAACAGAAATGGTTCATCGTTTGAACCAAGTCTGATATGTAAAAGTATCCAAATGAACCAAACGGAAAACTCTCTTCAGGAAGAACAGGATAGCCCTCTAGACCTCACTGTGAATCGAACTCAAGAACAGAATACTCAGCAAG GGGATGGAGTGCTAGATCTCTCTACAAAGAAAAGCGCAAGGTTGGAAGAACCAAAATATGATCCATTGTGTTCTGAAAACTCAGTGTCTGG GAGACTACACAGACACAGAGAGGACTATGTGGAAAGAAGTGCTGAGTTTGCAGATGGTTTGCTCTCAAAAGCTTTGAAAGACATTCAGTCTGGAGCACTGGACATAAATAAAGCAGGCATACTTTATGGCATACCTCAAAAAACTTTACTTCTCCACTTAGAAGCCTTACCAGCAGGAAAGCctgcaccttttaaaaacaaaactcgAGATTTCAATGATAGTTATTCATTTAAAGACAGTAAAGAAACTTGTGCAGTCCTACAAAAAGTAGCCTTGTGGGCAAGAGCTCAAGCAGAGCGCACAGAAAAAAGTAAACTCAGTCTACTTGAAACCTCAGAATTAAAATTCCCAACAGCTTCCAGTTACCTCCACCAGTTAACTCTACAGAGAATGGTCactcaatttaaagaaaaaagtgaaaatctaCAATATGAAACTTCAAGTCCTACTGTACAATTAAAAATTCCTCAGCTAAGAATAAGTTCTGTGTCCAAACCACAGTCTGATACTGCTGGTCTTCTGGATGTTATGTACCACGTTTCTAAAACCTCCTCAGTCTTAGAAGGATCAGCTCttcaaaaattgaaaaatataCTCCCTAAACAGAACAAAATTGAATGTTCTGGACCTGTAACTCACTCAAGTGTTGACTCCTACTTTCTGCATGGGGACCTCTCTCCTTTGTGTCTTAATGCTAAGAATGGGACAGTAGATGGAacctcagaaaacacagaagataGTTTGGATCGTAAAGATAATaagcaaccaagaaaaaaacGTGGCCGCTATCGGCAGTATGATCATGAAATAATGGAAGAAGCAATTGCAATGGTAATGAGTGGGAAAATGAGTGTTTCCAAAGCACAAGGAATTTATGGGGTACCTCACAGCACTTTAGAatataaagtaaaagaaagatcTGGAACATTGAAGACTCCGCCGAAGAAGAAACTCCGATTACCAGATACTGGCTTATTTAATATAACAGATTCAGGGACTGGCAGCTGCAAAAATAGTAGCAAGCCTGTGTAG